Proteins encoded by one window of Parabacteroides sp. FAFU027:
- the gnd gene encoding decarboxylating NADP(+)-dependent phosphogluconate dehydrogenase, translated as MALSDIGLIGLAVMGENLALNFESKGFQVSVYNRTVPCVEEGVVERFINGRGAGKNFVGKTDIKEFVESLATPRKIFMMVRAGAPVDELIAQLTPLLSPGDILIDGGNSHYPDSNRRVKELEAKGLLFVGAGVSGGEEGALNGPSIMPGGSEKAWPEVKELFQAIAAKAEDGAPCCEWVGDEGAGHFVKMVHNGIEYGDMQLIADAYLLLKSLDGVDNERTAELFDLWNRGKLNSYLIEITAEILKHKDKDGSYLVDNILDAAGQKGTGKWSVVSSLDAGVPLNLIASAVYERNISALKEERVKAAAAYEEDKIEPGIYMGKLADDVHDALYASKIVSYAQGFRLMKQAAKDFGWKLNYAHIARLWRGGCIIRSAFLQKISEAFVNNPELENLLLDPYFRFEIEQALPGWRRIVAAAAVNGVPVPAISSALNYFHSLTSAILPANLIQAQRDYFGAHTFERVDAPRGQFFHENWTGKGGDTHSGNYKV; from the coding sequence ATGGCATTATCAGACATCGGATTAATCGGATTGGCCGTGATGGGCGAAAATCTGGCATTAAACTTCGAAAGCAAAGGGTTTCAGGTATCAGTATATAACCGCACCGTACCCTGTGTGGAAGAAGGCGTGGTAGAACGCTTCATCAACGGACGTGGCGCAGGCAAAAATTTTGTCGGCAAAACCGATATTAAAGAGTTTGTCGAATCACTGGCTACCCCCCGCAAGATATTTATGATGGTTCGTGCGGGTGCTCCCGTGGATGAACTGATTGCACAACTGACACCCCTACTCTCTCCGGGTGACATATTAATCGATGGCGGTAATTCCCATTACCCTGACTCAAACCGTCGGGTAAAAGAGCTGGAAGCCAAAGGGCTGCTTTTCGTGGGAGCCGGAGTTTCCGGAGGTGAAGAGGGCGCTTTGAACGGTCCGTCCATCATGCCCGGTGGTTCGGAAAAAGCCTGGCCGGAAGTGAAAGAACTTTTTCAGGCCATTGCCGCCAAAGCGGAAGATGGAGCCCCATGCTGCGAATGGGTAGGTGACGAAGGTGCCGGCCACTTTGTGAAAATGGTGCACAACGGTATCGAATACGGCGATATGCAACTGATTGCTGATGCTTACCTGTTGCTGAAAAGCCTCGATGGTGTGGATAATGAAAGAACAGCGGAACTTTTCGACCTCTGGAACCGGGGCAAACTCAACAGCTACCTGATTGAAATCACCGCTGAAATCCTCAAACACAAAGATAAAGACGGCAGCTATCTGGTGGATAATATCCTCGATGCAGCCGGACAGAAAGGAACAGGCAAATGGTCGGTAGTATCGTCACTTGACGCAGGAGTACCACTCAACCTGATTGCTTCAGCCGTGTACGAGCGTAATATCTCCGCCCTGAAAGAAGAGCGGGTGAAAGCTGCTGCTGCTTACGAAGAAGACAAAATAGAGCCCGGCATCTACATGGGCAAACTGGCCGATGATGTGCATGATGCACTTTACGCTTCAAAAATAGTCTCTTATGCACAGGGCTTCCGTCTGATGAAGCAGGCAGCCAAAGATTTCGGATGGAAGTTGAATTATGCCCACATTGCCCGTCTGTGGCGCGGAGGCTGTATCATACGATCTGCATTTTTGCAAAAAATCAGCGAAGCATTCGTGAATAACCCGGAGCTTGAGAACCTGTTGCTCGATCCTTATTTCCGTTTCGAAATCGAGCAGGCACTGCCCGGCTGGAGACGTATCGTAGCGGCAGCGGCTGTTAACGGTGTACCCGTACCTGCTATCTCTTCGGCTTTGAATTATTTCCACAGCCTGACTTCAGCAATACTTCCTGCTAATCTTATCCAGGCACAGCGCGATTACTTCGGAGCTCACACCTTCGAGAGAGTAGATGCACCCCGCGGCCAGTTCTTCCATGAAAACTGGACCGGAAAAGGCGGCGATACCCATTCGGGGAATTATAAAGTATAA
- a CDS encoding peptidase U32 family protein has product MNLSEFEIMAPAGSYDSLMAAIQGGADSIYFGIEGLNMRAKSSNNFTISDLHEIARICKENGLKSYLTVNTVIYDEDLQLMRSIIDAAKEADLSAIIASDVAAMTYARSIGVEVHLSTQLNISNVESLRFYAQFADVAVLARELNLDQVKHIFETIQQDKITGPSGELIRIEMFSHGALCMAVSGKCYLSLHEMNTSANRGSCTQICRRGYTVKDKDSDIELDIDNQYIMSPKDLKTIHFMDKMIEAGVRVFKLEGRARGPEYVRAVSECYKEAITSYIDGSFSPEKIDQWTEKLSTVFNRGFWNGYYLGQRLGEWTGNYGSAATKRKIYIGKGMKYFSNIGVAEFLMETQSLKVGDEILITGPTTGAVSTIVDEIRVDLKPVQETVKGERFSIKLADKIRPSDKLFKVVNAKDLK; this is encoded by the coding sequence ATGAATTTATCAGAATTTGAGATAATGGCGCCAGCCGGATCGTACGATTCGTTGATGGCAGCCATCCAGGGAGGCGCTGACTCTATTTACTTCGGGATTGAAGGACTGAACATGCGCGCCAAATCTTCCAATAACTTTACGATAAGTGACCTTCACGAGATTGCCCGTATTTGCAAGGAAAACGGACTGAAAAGCTACCTCACCGTCAACACTGTGATTTATGATGAAGACCTGCAACTGATGCGCAGCATTATAGATGCTGCTAAAGAGGCGGATTTGTCAGCAATCATTGCGAGTGATGTGGCTGCAATGACCTACGCCCGTTCTATCGGCGTGGAGGTGCATTTATCTACGCAACTGAATATCTCAAACGTGGAGTCGTTACGTTTTTATGCTCAGTTTGCCGATGTGGCGGTATTGGCCCGAGAGCTCAATCTTGATCAGGTAAAACATATCTTCGAGACCATCCAACAGGATAAAATCACCGGCCCGTCTGGAGAGTTGATCCGTATAGAGATGTTTTCGCATGGGGCGTTGTGTATGGCTGTTTCAGGAAAATGCTACCTGAGCCTGCATGAGATGAATACTTCGGCTAACCGGGGCTCATGCACGCAGATTTGCCGCCGTGGCTACACCGTAAAAGACAAAGACTCGGATATTGAACTCGATATTGACAATCAATATATCATGTCGCCCAAAGACCTGAAAACGATTCATTTCATGGATAAAATGATCGAAGCAGGTGTGCGGGTGTTTAAACTGGAAGGTCGTGCACGTGGTCCTGAGTATGTACGTGCCGTATCGGAATGTTACAAAGAGGCGATCACCAGTTACATTGACGGCTCTTTCTCACCTGAAAAGATTGACCAATGGACAGAGAAACTGAGCACCGTCTTTAATCGAGGCTTTTGGAATGGTTACTACCTGGGACAGCGTCTGGGAGAATGGACCGGTAACTACGGTTCGGCTGCTACCAAACGTAAGATCTACATTGGTAAGGGGATGAAGTATTTCTCTAACATCGGTGTGGCTGAGTTCCTGATGGAAACACAGTCGCTCAAGGTAGGGGATGAGATATTGATTACCGGACCGACTACCGGTGCTGTTTCAACTATCGTGGATGAGATTCGCGTGGATCTGAAGCCGGTACAAGAGACGGTTAAGGGAGAACGCTTCTCCATTAAACTTGCTGACAAGATCCGTCCTTCGGATAAGCTGTTTAAGGTGGTAAATGCTAAAGATTTGAAATAA
- a CDS encoding DUF2271 domain-containing protein — MPNKYTILRSITLSFFFLFLRITATAQTISFTATPVNYTSVYGGRTVFAAWITDANGTNLKTLDCHASIYISYLYYWKSSFNWGPVDATTGATYVSVPSFSSSWDMKGRDGKVIADGKYYFNVEYCQSGSSRYTQYEFTKSSGSRTFSFPNSGYFNNVLVSVSMPSAVNSTTVNVPYNCYVVPGDKLLKIDFDPNVHNQVKAFVYDAKGMQQQATGLNAGDGHLELNLATLINGVYVVKIMDEKHYTETHKVLLH, encoded by the coding sequence ATGCCAAATAAGTACACGATATTACGCAGCATTACACTTTCATTTTTCTTCTTATTTCTTAGAATAACGGCTACCGCCCAGACTATTTCCTTTACAGCAACACCGGTAAATTACACGAGCGTCTATGGCGGGAGAACGGTTTTTGCAGCATGGATAACCGATGCAAACGGGACAAACCTCAAAACGCTCGATTGTCACGCCAGCATTTACATCAGCTATCTTTATTACTGGAAAAGTTCATTCAACTGGGGACCGGTAGATGCGACCACCGGAGCTACCTATGTTTCCGTCCCCTCATTTTCCTCTTCCTGGGACATGAAAGGACGTGACGGGAAGGTCATTGCCGATGGCAAATATTATTTCAACGTAGAATATTGTCAGTCCGGGTCAAGCCGCTATACACAGTATGAGTTTACAAAGAGCAGTGGTAGCCGGACTTTTTCTTTTCCAAACTCCGGTTATTTCAACAATGTCTTGGTATCGGTTTCGATGCCTTCAGCTGTGAATTCTACCACGGTTAATGTTCCGTATAACTGTTACGTAGTTCCCGGAGATAAGTTACTGAAAATTGATTTTGACCCTAACGTTCATAATCAAGTCAAAGCGTTTGTTTATGATGCGAAAGGAATGCAGCAACAAGCAACAGGCTTAAATGCCGGCGATGGTCATCTGGAGTTGAATCTTGCCACACTTATCAATGGAGTCTATGTTGTCAAAATCATGGATGAAAAACATTATACCGAAACGCATAAAGTCCTCCTGCATTAA
- a CDS encoding T9SS type A sorting domain-containing protein, producing MIKTFPIKQKLYLFILIFIFTFQFNFAQTVTFNVSPVAYYSGWGGATLFAAWITDINGNNLKTLNCRAKTYIVYLSNWRASFNGGAADATTGATYSSIPIYTVTWNCNSRDGMTVPNGNYYFNVEYSQQGTSKFAKYAFSKTADSQTYSFPNSTYFTNVSITYNSPTSAVAGTSVDVPFNCYVIPGAKKLIIDYDPDEHRLVNVSIYDTKGMLLSATGLNVGYGNLEYNLATLLNGIYIVKITDKKHHTESHKVILR from the coding sequence ATGATAAAAACATTCCCGATAAAGCAAAAATTATATCTGTTCATTCTGATTTTCATCTTTACTTTTCAGTTCAATTTTGCGCAAACCGTAACTTTCAATGTTTCTCCCGTAGCCTATTATTCCGGCTGGGGTGGCGCCACGCTTTTTGCGGCATGGATTACCGACATCAACGGGAATAACCTCAAAACACTGAATTGTCGTGCCAAGACCTACATCGTTTACCTGAGCAACTGGAGGGCCTCCTTCAACGGTGGTGCCGCTGATGCAACAACCGGAGCAACCTACTCTTCCATTCCGATTTACACTGTGACCTGGAACTGTAACTCCCGCGATGGAATGACAGTCCCTAATGGGAACTACTATTTCAATGTGGAATATTCCCAACAAGGCACCAGTAAGTTTGCTAAATACGCTTTTTCTAAAACAGCAGATTCCCAGACCTATTCGTTTCCTAATTCGACCTACTTTACAAACGTCTCTATTACGTATAATTCCCCGACCTCTGCCGTCGCTGGGACATCAGTAGATGTTCCATTTAACTGCTATGTGATACCCGGAGCAAAGAAACTGATAATTGACTACGACCCGGACGAGCATAGACTGGTAAACGTTTCAATCTATGACACGAAAGGAATGTTACTATCAGCGACCGGACTCAATGTGGGATATGGAAATCTGGAGTATAATCTAGCCACCTTACTGAATGGTATTTATATTGTCAAAATCACCGATAAAAAACATCATACCGAATCCCATAAAGTCATTCTCCGATAA
- a CDS encoding cytochrome c3 family protein: protein MVKKLKMHRFISLTFLLIWGMTLFGQMAKSAKSPHGKGLHIECSECHDPNGWKVRAMTTFNHDKRTHFPLKGQHKMLDCRKCHPTLLFNEAKSDCNSCHTDVHQQTVGNDCQRCHNTSSWLVTNIKQIHQQKGFALVGAHAAADCRRCHKSASQLQFENMHTDCYACHYQVYESSKITEPNIVDPSSARTGTHREFGFNTDCYRCHNMVGRSWAYNGKGFEHGFFPLKGGHNISCDQCHVFGFGPENKLDPDCKSCHEGKLYQAKQAYPAHNTAFASHQCSECHTYLGWNIVKFKNHKNWRDKSKHNGKGCLECHDNNETWKPDCRKCHNFDY from the coding sequence ATGGTGAAGAAGCTAAAGATGCATAGATTTATAAGCCTTACATTCCTTCTCATATGGGGAATGACTCTCTTTGGGCAAATGGCGAAATCGGCAAAATCCCCGCATGGTAAGGGATTGCACATCGAGTGTAGCGAATGTCACGACCCGAATGGCTGGAAAGTACGGGCGATGACCACCTTTAACCATGACAAACGGACTCATTTCCCACTCAAAGGGCAACACAAAATGCTCGATTGCCGGAAATGCCACCCGACACTGCTCTTTAACGAGGCAAAAAGTGATTGTAATTCGTGTCATACCGACGTACACCAACAGACTGTAGGGAACGATTGTCAACGTTGCCACAACACCAGTTCTTGGCTAGTGACTAACATCAAGCAGATTCACCAGCAGAAGGGCTTTGCATTGGTGGGCGCACATGCTGCTGCAGATTGTCGTCGATGTCATAAGTCAGCTTCTCAATTGCAGTTTGAAAATATGCACACCGACTGCTACGCTTGTCATTATCAGGTGTATGAATCATCGAAAATCACAGAACCTAATATTGTTGACCCAAGCTCTGCAAGAACAGGAACCCACCGTGAATTTGGGTTTAATACAGACTGTTATCGTTGCCACAATATGGTGGGAAGAAGTTGGGCTTACAATGGTAAAGGATTTGAACACGGGTTCTTCCCGCTAAAAGGTGGTCATAATATATCATGTGACCAATGCCACGTATTTGGATTTGGGCCTGAGAATAAGCTAGACCCGGACTGCAAATCATGTCACGAAGGAAAACTATACCAAGCCAAACAAGCTTACCCTGCACACAATACCGCATTTGCCAGCCATCAGTGCAGCGAATGTCATACTTATCTCGGATGGAATATTGTGAAATTCAAAAACCATAAAAACTGGCGGGATAAAAGCAAACACAACGGAAAGGGCTGTCTGGAATGCCACGACAACAACGAAACCTGGAAACCGGATTGCAGAAAGTGCCACAACTTTGACTATTAA
- a CDS encoding (deoxy)nucleoside triphosphate pyrophosphohydrolase has product MIDVTCAIIIRDGLILAVQRSERMKHPLKWEFPGGKVESGESAETCIMRELKEELHIEVEILRVLSPVEFHYSEKSIRLIPFEVTLLSNEIILKEHSRLKWLNVTGLSDLDWLPADVLVIEQYLKLKK; this is encoded by the coding sequence ATGATTGATGTTACCTGTGCGATAATAATAAGAGACGGGCTGATTCTTGCCGTTCAGCGGAGTGAGAGGATGAAGCATCCGCTGAAATGGGAATTTCCCGGTGGAAAAGTGGAATCAGGAGAGAGTGCCGAGACTTGTATCATGCGGGAATTGAAGGAAGAGCTGCACATTGAGGTCGAAATACTCAGGGTGTTATCTCCCGTGGAATTCCATTACAGTGAAAAATCCATTCGTTTAATCCCTTTTGAGGTGACGTTATTGTCGAATGAGATAATTTTAAAAGAGCATTCTCGGCTTAAATGGTTAAATGTAACCGGATTGAGTGATCTGGATTGGTTACCGGCCGATGTTTTAGTCATTGAACAATATCTGAAGTTGAAAAAATAA
- the rbr gene encoding rubrerythrin gives MEKSIKGTKTEQNLLKAFAGESQARNRYTYFAKVAKKEGYEHIAAVFLETAEQEKTHAKKFFKFLEGGMVEITASYPAGIISTTAENLAAAAAGENEEWTELYPEFARIAEEEGFKKVATAFKMIAKVEAEHEARYKALLERVLAEKVFERDEEIEWQCRECGYVHKGKKAPENCPACEHPKAYFEPKKTNY, from the coding sequence ATGGAAAAGAGTATCAAAGGAACAAAGACCGAGCAGAATCTGCTCAAAGCATTTGCAGGTGAGTCACAGGCTCGCAATCGTTACACCTACTTTGCAAAAGTGGCCAAGAAGGAAGGATACGAACACATTGCTGCTGTTTTTCTTGAAACTGCCGAACAGGAGAAAACCCACGCAAAGAAATTCTTTAAATTCCTCGAGGGCGGAATGGTGGAAATCACCGCTTCTTATCCTGCCGGCATCATCAGCACCACAGCCGAAAACCTTGCTGCCGCTGCTGCCGGTGAAAACGAAGAGTGGACAGAACTCTATCCTGAATTTGCACGTATCGCCGAGGAAGAAGGCTTCAAGAAAGTGGCTACGGCCTTCAAGATGATTGCAAAAGTAGAAGCTGAGCACGAAGCCCGCTACAAAGCCCTGCTTGAACGTGTACTGGCAGAAAAGGTCTTTGAACGCGATGAAGAGATAGAGTGGCAATGCCGCGAATGCGGATACGTACACAAAGGGAAGAAAGCTCCGGAAAATTGCCCGGCCTGCGAACACCCAAAAGCCTATTTCGAACCGAAGAAAACAAATTATTAA
- a CDS encoding catalase: MKKIITTSAGKPIYENEDSMTVGPRGPILLQDHHLLEKLAHFNRERIPDRVIHAKGSGAYGKFTVTHDISKYTRAKLFEKIGTECHVFARFSMTNSEKGSPDTDRDIRGLNFKFYTEEGNWDLMTSSFPVSYIKDAKMLPDLIHALRRDPQTNLKSPISMWDYLSLNPESLHLIMMLFTDRGTPYSYRFVNGYGVNTYSMVNAQGEYVWVKFHLKAMHGVRTFSASEAEYMRSRDLDWAQRDLVMALRSNDYPTWKLQIQVMNESQAKTFRWNPFDPTKVWPHNEYPLIDVGILEFTKLPENYFADVEQAAFSPDNVIDGIGFSPDRLLQGMAFMYSDANRYRLGPNYQQIPVNRPTCPVFNGQRDGVMAVNGNGGSSINYEPNSFNGHSTHKHHDKEAQYSIESNILNTFHRNENDDDHYTQPRWFYINVLKDSERQALIKNIIDTMRYIGGPKREEIIQRQLGHFYLVDKEFAYQIADGLSVDRIPEQEVEDNV; the protein is encoded by the coding sequence ATGAAGAAGATAATCACTACTTCTGCGGGCAAGCCAATCTATGAAAATGAAGATAGTATGACAGTAGGGCCAAGAGGTCCGATACTCCTTCAGGATCATCATCTCTTGGAGAAATTAGCTCATTTTAATCGGGAGCGTATTCCTGATCGGGTAATACATGCCAAAGGGTCAGGAGCCTATGGCAAATTTACTGTTACCCATGATATTTCCAAATATACCCGAGCTAAACTCTTTGAGAAAATTGGCACCGAATGTCATGTGTTTGCGCGCTTTTCGATGACAAACAGTGAAAAGGGCAGCCCTGATACTGACCGGGATATTCGCGGCCTGAATTTCAAATTCTACACCGAAGAGGGTAACTGGGACTTGATGACCAGTAGTTTTCCTGTGTCTTATATCAAAGATGCAAAGATGCTTCCCGATCTTATCCATGCGCTTCGGAGGGATCCGCAGACGAATCTCAAAAGTCCAATCTCAATGTGGGATTACCTGAGCCTGAATCCCGAATCGTTGCACCTTATTATGATGCTCTTTACTGACCGGGGCACACCGTACAGTTACCGTTTTGTGAATGGCTATGGAGTGAATACTTATTCCATGGTAAATGCTCAGGGCGAGTACGTGTGGGTTAAATTCCACCTGAAAGCAATGCATGGTGTAAGGACTTTTTCTGCCAGCGAAGCCGAATATATGCGTAGCAGGGATCTGGACTGGGCGCAACGTGATTTGGTTATGGCTTTACGGAGTAATGATTACCCGACATGGAAACTTCAGATTCAGGTGATGAATGAAAGCCAGGCTAAAACATTCCGCTGGAATCCGTTTGATCCGACCAAGGTATGGCCTCACAACGAATATCCGTTGATCGATGTCGGTATTCTTGAATTCACCAAATTGCCTGAGAATTACTTTGCGGATGTAGAGCAGGCTGCATTTTCTCCTGATAATGTCATTGATGGCATTGGCTTTTCACCGGATCGTTTATTGCAGGGAATGGCATTCATGTACTCTGATGCAAACCGCTATCGTTTGGGCCCGAATTACCAGCAGATACCGGTTAACCGGCCTACTTGCCCTGTTTTCAACGGACAACGTGATGGTGTCATGGCGGTTAATGGAAATGGAGGTTCTTCAATTAACTATGAACCTAATAGTTTTAACGGTCATAGCACTCATAAGCATCACGATAAAGAGGCGCAATACTCGATTGAATCAAATATTCTCAATACATTCCACCGAAACGAAAATGACGACGATCATTATACCCAACCCCGGTGGTTCTACATTAATGTTTTGAAAGACTCTGAACGTCAGGCTCTGATCAAAAATATTATCGACACCATGCGCTACATCGGTGGTCCAAAACGTGAAGAGATAATCCAAAGACAGCTTGGCCATTTTTATCTGGTTGACAAGGAATTTGCGTATCAGATTGCTGATGGACTATCCGTGGATCGGATTCCGGAGCAGGAGGTTGAGGATAATGTGTAA
- the pgl gene encoding 6-phosphogluconolactonase translates to MNKYIYLNAQEASRELTVQMIRWMNEEPQRNFNIAVSGGSTPATLFTVWKEDFAGQIDWKRLHIYWVDERCVDPRSLESNYGMTKNILLDYVSIPAENIHRIIGEVEPDFEAKRYGEMVISALPQENGLPLFDLVLLGIGDDGHTASIFPNRFDLLVDPEVYAVGYHPQSGQARVTLTGPAIKNAKRIIFFVTGESKASVIRSIFTNDEFAPNYPSFKIAEAAPHAVFYLDEGAAKLL, encoded by the coding sequence ATGAACAAATATATTTATTTAAACGCGCAGGAAGCATCCCGGGAGCTCACCGTTCAAATGATTCGGTGGATGAATGAAGAACCTCAACGAAACTTCAATATTGCGGTCTCCGGAGGCTCTACACCTGCAACGCTTTTTACCGTCTGGAAAGAAGATTTTGCCGGGCAAATCGACTGGAAACGACTTCACATCTATTGGGTGGATGAGCGTTGCGTAGATCCCCGAAGTCTGGAAAGCAATTATGGCATGACCAAAAATATCCTGTTGGATTACGTTTCGATTCCTGCTGAAAATATCCACCGGATTATCGGTGAAGTCGAGCCTGATTTCGAGGCCAAACGTTACGGGGAAATGGTTATCAGTGCTCTGCCGCAGGAGAATGGACTTCCGCTATTTGACCTTGTGCTACTGGGCATTGGTGATGACGGACATACTGCCTCTATCTTCCCAAACCGATTTGACCTGTTGGTGGACCCCGAAGTGTATGCCGTAGGCTATCACCCTCAGAGCGGACAGGCTCGGGTCACCCTGACCGGACCGGCTATTAAGAATGCGAAACGAATCATCTTTTTCGTCACCGGAGAAAGTAAGGCGTCAGTCATTAGAAGCATTTTCACTAATGATGAATTTGCGCCGAATTACCCATCATTCAAGATTGCTGAAGCGGCTCCTCATGCCGTCTTTTATCTGGATGAAGGGGCAGCAAAGTTGCTCTAA
- the zwf gene encoding glucose-6-phosphate dehydrogenase has translation MENQILVIFGASGDLTKRKLIPSLFQLYEKGMLPKKFAILGVARSAYRDEQYRELLKDAFIKYTKPEEEAIVKFGEFLNLVYYQSLETTNPESYEPFKLRLQEMSTSLEIPDNYLYYLSTPPTLYEVIPKGLKAQGLHKESAFTGFRRIIIEKPFGYDLKSAQKLHKVLKGVFQESQIYRIDHYLGKETVQNILVLRFANGIFENLWNRNFIERVEVTAIENLSIEGRGGYYDKAGALRDMVQNHLAQLVALTAMEPPSVFNAESFRNEVVKVYQAFRPMSDVDIRNNVVRGQYLASTTAKGENRGYREEEGVDALSRTETYLAMKLYIDNFRWQGVPFYIRTGKQMPTKVSEIVIHFKPLAHRLFKCAGCGCNSCTKLIIRIQPDEGIQIKFGVKIPGSGFSVHQASMDFKYENVPSFSFIDAYSRLLLDGMQGDSTLFTRTDAVETSWAFFDSVLKLWEKDPEFPLYGYPAGTWGPKEADALIPDSYWTNPCKNLTNTDLYCEL, from the coding sequence ATTGAAAACCAGATATTAGTCATCTTCGGCGCTTCGGGCGATTTGACCAAACGCAAACTCATCCCTTCGCTCTTCCAGCTTTACGAAAAAGGGATGCTTCCTAAGAAGTTTGCCATTCTCGGCGTAGCCCGTTCGGCTTATCGGGATGAACAGTACCGCGAACTGCTGAAAGATGCTTTTATCAAATATACCAAACCCGAAGAGGAGGCTATCGTTAAATTCGGGGAATTTCTGAATCTGGTGTATTACCAATCTTTAGAGACTACCAATCCGGAAAGTTATGAGCCGTTTAAACTCCGCTTACAGGAGATGAGTACATCGCTCGAAATTCCGGATAATTATTTATATTACCTCTCCACTCCGCCGACCTTGTATGAGGTTATCCCGAAAGGACTGAAAGCGCAGGGTTTGCATAAAGAATCTGCTTTTACGGGATTCCGCCGCATCATTATCGAAAAGCCTTTCGGCTATGACCTGAAGTCGGCCCAAAAGCTGCACAAGGTACTGAAAGGAGTGTTTCAGGAGAGCCAGATTTACCGCATCGACCACTATCTGGGCAAAGAGACGGTACAGAATATCTTAGTGTTACGCTTCGCAAATGGTATCTTCGAAAACCTCTGGAACCGCAATTTTATTGAGCGTGTAGAGGTGACTGCTATCGAAAACCTGAGCATCGAAGGTCGCGGCGGCTATTACGATAAGGCAGGTGCCCTGCGCGATATGGTGCAGAACCACCTCGCGCAACTTGTTGCCCTGACCGCGATGGAGCCGCCATCCGTCTTTAATGCCGAAAGTTTCCGCAACGAAGTGGTCAAGGTCTATCAGGCCTTCCGCCCGATGAGTGATGTGGATATCCGCAACAACGTGGTGCGCGGACAGTATCTGGCCTCAACTACAGCTAAAGGAGAAAACCGGGGCTATCGCGAGGAAGAGGGGGTTGATGCCCTCTCCCGGACCGAAACCTACCTGGCCATGAAGCTCTATATTGACAACTTCCGCTGGCAGGGAGTACCGTTTTACATTCGTACCGGCAAACAGATGCCAACGAAGGTCTCGGAGATTGTTATCCACTTCAAGCCATTGGCTCACCGCCTGTTTAAATGCGCCGGTTGTGGCTGTAATTCCTGCACCAAACTGATTATCCGCATCCAGCCGGATGAAGGCATTCAGATAAAATTTGGTGTGAAAATACCGGGCTCGGGCTTCAGCGTGCACCAAGCGAGCATGGACTTCAAATACGAGAATGTTCCGAGTTTCTCTTTCATCGACGCCTATAGCCGCCTGCTGCTCGATGGAATGCAGGGTGACTCTACCCTCTTTACCCGTACCGATGCGGTGGAAACCAGCTGGGCTTTTTTTGATTCAGTATTGAAATTATGGGAAAAAGATCCCGAATTTCCTCTCTACGGTTATCCGGCAGGAACCTGGGGACCTAAAGAAGCAGATGCCCTCATCCCCGATTCATACTGGACCAATCCATGCAAGAATCTCACCAATACAGACCTTTATTGCGAACTGTAA